In the genome of Bremerella sp. P1, the window GGTTGCCAACGGATCGAGGACCGAGAATTGAACACGCGGATGAATCTCGGAAGGGGGAACGTAGCCTGGCCGATATTGCATCGGTGGATTCCACGCGCCGGTTACCAGCCACAAAGCAATGGCCGCGAACAAAGCGCAGGCCAAGTAAAGCAGCTTGTCGGGATGCGACAGCTCGGAGATGAAACGTCTGAAGGTTCCGGGAGGAAGCTCTAGAGACGCGACATGTTTCGCACGTTTTTTGGTCTTACCTGGCTGCGCCATGTTTTAGTTGCCTTCGCCGGCGGGCTCGCTTTGCGAGTCCGTTTCGTAGGCATCCACAATCTTTTGAACCAGCGGGTGACGCTGGATATCTGCGTTGCTTAACTCGACGCGAGCAATACCATCGATATTGCGGAGGCGATATAGTGCATCCGTTAAACCACTTCGCACGCGAGGCGGCAAGTCATTTTGTGTCGTATCGCCACTGATGACCATCCGTGAATCCTTGCCCATACGGGTCAGAAACATCTTCATTTGCGCGGTGGTCGTATTTTGTGCTTCGTCCAAAATGATGAAGGCATTCTTCAACGTCCGCCCCCGCATGAACGCGAGTGGGACAACTTCAATCACATCGGTTGCCATGTACTGGTTGATGAGATTCGGCTCCATCATTTCGGTGAGCGAATCCAACATCGGACGCAAGTAAGGGTTGATCTTCTCATACAACGTACCAGGAAGAAACCCAAGCTGTTCGCCTGCTTCGACCGCAGGTCGTACCAGCACGATCTTCCCGATTCGGTTCTCTAACAAGGCTTCCACGGCCATGGCGACGGCCAGATAGGTTTTACCTGTACCGGCAGGCCCCAGCGCGAAGACCATGTTATGCGTACGAATCGCTTCAACATAGGCGACCTGCCCAGGCGTGCGAGGTTTGACCGCGCCACCTTTCTGGAAGGTCGAAATGGGGATCGTCTTGCGAGGGATCGACTCGCCACTAGCGTCGGCCAGCGCCTCGTCGAGGTCTTCGGAGAAAAGGGCGCCATTGCGCTCCAGGCGATGCCGCAGGTCTTCGACAACCTTCATCGCTTTGACGACATTGCGCTCTTCTCCCGAAATGCTAACTCGCTCGTCACGATGGGTGATCGTTACGTTCAACGAATCGCGGATTCGCCTGAGGTGTTGATCGCGGCTGCCGAAAAGTTGGAGGACCGATGCATGGTCCAAAAATTTGATCGTCGCTTCGTACATCGATTGGGCAATAC includes:
- a CDS encoding PhoH family protein; translated protein: MYEATIKFLDHASVLQLFGSRDQHLRRIRDSLNVTITHRDERVSISGEERNVVKAMKVVEDLRHRLERNGALFSEDLDEALADASGESIPRKTIPISTFQKGGAVKPRTPGQVAYVEAIRTHNMVFALGPAGTGKTYLAVAMAVEALLENRIGKIVLVRPAVEAGEQLGFLPGTLYEKINPYLRPMLDSLTEMMEPNLINQYMATDVIEVVPLAFMRGRTLKNAFIILDEAQNTTTAQMKMFLTRMGKDSRMVISGDTTQNDLPPRVRSGLTDALYRLRNIDGIARVELSNADIQRHPLVQKIVDAYETDSQSEPAGEGN